A single genomic interval of Centropristis striata isolate RG_2023a ecotype Rhode Island chromosome 8, C.striata_1.0, whole genome shotgun sequence harbors:
- the prelid3a gene encoding PRELI domain containing protein 3A, which produces MKIWSTEHVFSYPWETVIKAAMRKYPNPMNPNVVGVDVLDRNLDTEGRLHSHRLLSTEWGLPSIVRAILGTNHTQTYVKEHSIVDPDEKKMELCSTNITLTNLISVDERLLYRPHPDNPDVTVLTQEAIITVKGVSLSSYLEGMMARRMSANARKGWDAIEWIIQNSERENVPLCDIY; this is translated from the exons atgaagatTTGGAGCACGGAACATGTTTTCAG TTATCCATGGGAGACAGTGATCAAGGCTGCCATGAGGAAGTACCCAAACCCCATGAACCCTAATGTGGTTGGGGTGGACGTGCTGGACCGCAATCTGGATACAGAGGGACGCCTGCACAGCCATAGACTCCTCAGCACAGAGTGGGGCCTCCCGAGTATTGTACGAGCT ATATTGGGTACCAACCACACGCAGACGTACGTGAAGGAACACTCCATAGTGGACCCTGATGAGAAAAAGATGGAGCTGTGCTCAACAAAT ATTACCCTCACCAACCTGATTTCTGTGGATGAGAGGCTTCTTTACAGACCGCACCCAGACAACCCTGACGT cACCGTCCTGACCCAGGAGGCCATCATCACAGTCAAGGGAGTGAGTCTCAGCAGTTACCTCGAGGGAATGATGGCGAGGAGAATGTCCGCTAACGCCAGGAAG GGTTGGGATGCTATTGAGTGGATTATTCAGAACTCTGAAAGAGAGAACGTACCTCTCTGTGACATTTACTAA